A single genomic interval of Zingiber officinale cultivar Zhangliang chromosome 4A, Zo_v1.1, whole genome shotgun sequence harbors:
- the LOC121969489 gene encoding BTB/POZ domain-containing protein At1g30440-like gives MACVKLGSKADGLQRRGRTWFCTTGLPSDVTLQVDEMTFHLHKFPLLSKSGLLEKMIREKSEEGEESCVIELRGCPGGPKALELAAKFCYGMKLELTAANVVHMRCAAEYLEMTEEIAEGNLINETEAFLNQIILRSWKDTIKALQTCGDVLPHAEDLQIVKRCIDSLARKACKDTNLVEWPIVEHTPMQSPGGSILWNGISTGAKPRVSSSDWWYEDVSLLNLSLYRRFISAMESHGVRQEIISESITFYANRHLPGLDRRQSISEINFRLESRTLVAPPSEEEQKYLLEEIDKLLPSQIGQIPTKLLFGLLRTAMILRASSTCISNLERRIGIQLDQASLEDLLIPNFSESIEMLYDVDCIQRIVEHFLAQDPMTAGASPDVDDDEQLLGSPLLIPITRVARLVDSYLAEVASDGNLMPSKFQALAAAIPEDARPLDDGLYRAIDIYLKAHPWLTENQREGLCRLMNCQKLSLEACTHAAQNERLPLRVVVQVLFFEQLQLKTSIAGCFLVSDNLDQSRPLRSGLPISGEEGMWASAVRENQVLKVSMDSMRMRVSELEKECSSMREELEKLTRGSGRKFRTNLRYQICSSSGDVVSKEMDALKILEKEQLKLAKHKKQLSTDM, from the exons GTTTTGCACAACTGGTCTACCTAGTGATGTGACTCTACAAGTTGATGAGATGACATTTCATCTTCACAAG TTCCCTCTTCTATCAAAGTCTGGTCTTTTGGAAAAGATGATTAGAGAAAAATCTGAGGAGGGAGAAGAGAGTTGTGTTATAGAATTGCGTGGTTGCCCTGGTGGGCCGAAAGCTTTGGAACTCGCTGCCAAATTTTGTTATGGTATGAAACTGGAACTGACTGCTGCAAATGTTGTTCATATGCGTTGTGCTGCGGAGTACCTTGAAATGACAGAAGAAATTGCTGAGGGAAACTTGATCAATGAAACTGAAGCTTTTCTTAACCAAATCATTCTTCGTAGCTGGAAAGACACTATTAAGGCACTACAAACTTGTGGTGATGTCCTTCCTCATGCAGAAGATCTTCAAATTGTTAAAAGGTGCATTGATTCTTTGGCTAGGAAAGCATGCAAGGACACAAACTTAGTTGAGTGGCCCATTGTTGAGCACACACCCATGCAAAGTCCTGGCGGCAGTATTCTGTGGAATGGTATAAGTACAGGAGCCAAACCAAGAGTTAGTAGCTCTGATTGGTGGTATGAGGATGTTTCTTTGTTAAATCTTTCACTGTACAGGAGGTTTATCTCAGCTATGGAATCACATGGTGTCAGACAAGAGATAATTTCAGAGTCTATCACCTTCTATGCTAACAGGCACCTGCCAGGCCTTGACAGGCGTCAGAGCATATCTGAAATCAACTTTCGTCTAGAATCTAGAACATTAGTGGCTCCTCCATCAGAAGAGGAACAGAAGTATCTTCTTGAGGAGATTGATAAACTTTTGCCATCACAAATAGGTCAGATACCCACTAAACTTTTATTTGGACTTCTTCGCACAGCTATGATTCTGCGAGCCAGTTCCACCTGCATTTCTAACTTAGAGAGAAGGATCGGAATCCAACTAGATCAGGCTTCCTTGGAAGATTTGTTGATACCTAACTTTTCTGAGTCAATTGAAATGCTCTATGATGTAGACTGTATTCAGAGAATTGTTGAGCACTTTTTGGCTCAGGATCCAATGACTGCTGGGGCCTCTCCTGATGTAGATGATGATGAGCAGTTATTAGGATCACCATTGTTGATACCAATAACTAGAGTTGCAAGGTTAGTTGACAGTTATCTGGCAGAGGTTGCATCTGATGGTAATCTAATGCCATCCAAGTTTCAAGCTTTGGCTGCTGCTATACCGGAAGATGCCCGGCCACTAGATGATGGCCTATATCGTGCCATCGACATATATTTAAAG GCCCACCCATGGCTCACAGAGAATCAGAGGGAAGGACTGTGTCGGCTGATGAACTGTCAGAAGCTTTCTCTAGAAGCTTGCACCCACGCAGCCCAGAATGAGAGACTTCCACTTAGAGTGGTGGTTCAGGTCCTCTTCTTTGAACAACTTCAGCTGAAAACATCAATTGCTGGATGTTTTCTCGTATCTGACAACCTCGACCAGTCGAGACCCTTGAGGAGTGGTCTTCCAATCTCAGGTGAGGAGGGCATGTGGGCATCAGCCGTCAGGGAGAATCAGGTACTAAAGGTGAGCATGGACAGTATGAGGATGAGGGTTTCTGAACTTGAAAAGGAGTGTTCAAGCATGAGGGAAGAACTCGAGAAGTTAACAAGGGGGAGTGGGAGAAAGTTCAGAACCAATCTCAGGTACCAGATCTGTAGCTCGAGCGGGGATGTCGTTAGCAAAGAGATGGACGCTTTGAAGATACTCGAGAAAGAACAACTGAAGCTTGCAAAACACAAGAAACAACTGTCGACAGACATGTAA